In Citrus sinensis cultivar Valencia sweet orange chromosome 2, DVS_A1.0, whole genome shotgun sequence, a single genomic region encodes these proteins:
- the LOC102615652 gene encoding ubiquitin-like modifier-activating enzyme atg7, with protein MAAKRESGSGGGSILQFAPFQSSVDEGFWHRLSSLKLNKLGIDESPIPITGFYAPCSHLQVSNHLSLLTESLPSDSDEQSSTAEISRGSRNKCTVPGTLYNSNTLESFYTIDKQSLLKQEAKKIWEDIHSGKAVEDSTVLSRFLVISFADLKKWSFHYWFAFPALVLDPPATVVDLKPASLWFSSQEAESVSAACSDWRNSSLTADVPYFLLTIAPNSRATIRHLKDWEACEGDGQKLLFGFYDPCHLQNHPGWPLRNFLALILTRWKLKSVLFLCYRENRGFTDLGLSLVGEALITVPQGWGDHQCVPNAVGWELNKGRKVPRCISLAKSMDPTRLAISAADLNLKLMRWRQLPSLNLDILSSRKCLLLGAGTLGCQVARMLMAWGVRKITLLDNGRVAMSNPLRQSLYTLDDCLNGGDFKAMAAVKSLERIFPAVAAEGVVMAIPMPGHPVPCQEEDSVLDDCRRLTDLILSHDAIFLLTDTRESRWLPTLLCANTNKITITAALGFDSFLVMRHGPGPFSITHDVKTEAVNGLSADMDNLGLNNRDGGQRLGCYFCNDVVAPTDSTANRTLDQQCTVTRPGLAPIASALAVELFVGVLHHPKGIYAGAEFANSIDSGSSEQPLGILPHQIRGSLSQFSQMTLVGHSSNSCTACCSTVVSEYRKRGMEFILQAINHPTYLEDLTGLTELKKSANSFHVDWDYESDNEDDCVEI; from the exons ATGGCCGCTAAACGAGAGAGCGGGAGCGGGGGCGGATCTATACTTCAATTCGCTCCGTTTCAGAGCTCCGTCGACGAGGGTTTCTGGCACAGATTGTCTTCTCTTAAGCTCAACAAGCTCGGCATCGACGAGTCTCCCATTCCCATCACCG GGTTCTATGCTCCTTGCTCACACTTGCAAGTGTCAAATCATTTGTCTCTTCTTACGGAATCTTTACCATCTGATTCCGATGAGCAGTCATCAACGGCAGAAATCAGCCGTGGGAGTCGCAACAAATGCACTGTCCCAGGCACCCTCTACAACTCAAACACACTGGAAAGTTTTTATACCATTGACAAACAAAGCTTGCTCAAACAAGAAGCAAAGAAG ATTTGGGAGGACATTCACTCCGGTAAAGCTGTAGAGGACAGTACAGTATTATCAAGGTTCCTGGTTATCTCGTTTGCAGACTTGAAGAAATGGAGCTTTCACTACTGGTTTGCTTTCCCTGCACTGGTGCTGGACCCTCCAGCAACCGTTGTTGATTTGAAGCCAGCTTCACTATGGTTTAGCTCACAAGAG GCAGAATCCGTGTCAGCAGCTTGTAGTGATTGGCGTAACTCAAGCTTAACAGCCG ATGTGCCATATTTTTTGCTCACTATTGCTCCAAATTCACGTGCTACTATTAGGCATCTGAAGGACTGGGAAGCCTGCGAAGGTGATGGTCAAAAG TTGCTATTTGGTTTTTATGATCCATGTCATCTTCAAAACCACCCCGGTTGGCCTCTTCGCAACTTCCTCGCACTTATTTTAACGAGATGGAAACTCAAGTCAGTTCTCTTTTTATGCTACAGAGAGAACCGTGGTTTCACAGATCTGGGCTTGTCCCTTGTTGGTGAAGCATTGATTACAGTACCACAAG GATGGGGGGATCATCAATGTGTTCCCAATGCAGTGGGATGGGAACTTAACAAAGGGAGGAAAGTACCTAGGTGTATTAGCCTTGCTAAATCTATGGATCCAACTAG GTTGGCCATATCTGCTGcagatttgaatttaaaattaatgagatgGCGTCAGTTGCCATCTCTGAACCTAGACATCTTATCTTCTCGGAAGTGTCTTCTCCTAGGAGCAGGTACTCTTGGATGCCAGGTTGCTCGCATGCTTATG GCTTGGGGTGTCCGGAAAATTACATTACTTGACAATGGCAGAGTGGCAATGTCTAATCCATTGAGGCAGTCGCTTTATACATTGGATGACTGCCTCAATGGTGGTGATTTTAAAGCAATGGCAGCAGTGAAAAGCCTTGAGAGGATATTTCCAGCCGTG GCGGCAGAAGGTGTTGTAATGGCTATACCAATGCCTGGGCATCCAGTGCCTTGTCAAGAAGAAGATAGTGTTCTTGATGACTGTAGACGCCTGACTGATTTGATTCTTTCTCATGATGCAATTTTCTTGTTAACTGATACAAGGGAAAGTCGATGGCTCCCCACACTTCTTTGTGCCAATACTAACAAG ATTACAATAACTGCAGCTCTTGGGTTTGACAGCTTCTTAGTTATGCGCCATGGACCTGGTCCTTTCAGCATTACCCATGATGTTAAAACTGAAGCTGTAAATGGTTTATCTGCTGATATGGATAACCTTGGCCTAAATAATAGAGATGGAGGGCAAAGATTGGGCTGTTACTTCTGCAATGATGTGGTTGCTCCAACTGAT TCAACTGCCAACCGCACTCTGGACCAACAATGTACTGTTACACGTCCGGGACTTGCTCCTATTGCTTCGGCTCTTGCTGTTGAACTGTTCGTTGGGGTCCTGCATCATCCTAAAGG GATATATGCTGGGGCTGAGTTTGCTAACTCCATTGATAGTGGAAGCAGTGAACAACCTCTTGGCATTTTACCTCACCAGATTCGAGGTTCCCTTTCTCAGTTTTCTCAGATGACACTCGTTGGCCACTCCTCAAACAGTTGCACAGCTTGTTGCAGCACT GTGGTATCCGAATATCGGAAAAGAGGAATGGAGTTCATACTACAAGCAATCAATCATCCTACCTATCTGGAGGATCTGACAGGACTAACAGAGTTGAAGAAATCAGCCAACTCTTTTCATGTGGACTGGGATTATGAATCAGACAATGAAGATGATTGTGTTGAAATCTGA
- the LOC102615360 gene encoding transcription factor bHLH30, with protein MAAYSFDQNSPLGQGFGGFSKLYDPFLGGFNGANLRGGSIPQSLVLDSVRGELVKAPAKVGKKEVSEAKAMVALKNHSEAERRRRERINAHLDTLRGLVPPNGKMDKATLLAEVIRQVKELKTNAIEASKGFLIPTDADEVKVEPYNDEEAGDADFLYKASICCEYRPELMSDLRQALDALPLKMLKAEISTLGGRLKNVIVFTSCKEGNAEASQTLANDVQQALNSVLEKASPSPEYSPRTTLPNKRQRISFLDSSSSSSREL; from the exons ATGGCTGCATATTCTTTTGATCAGAATTCTCCACTTGGGCAAGGTTTTGGTGGTTTTAGTAAGCTTTATGATCCATTTTTAGGTGGTTTTAATGGAGCTAATTTGCGCGGGGGATCGATTCCTCAGTCTTTGGTGTTGGATAGCGTAAGAGGCGAGCTTGTGAAGGCTCCTGCTAAAGTGGGAAAGAAGGAAGTATCTGAGGCTAAGGCTATGGTTGCTTTGAAAAATCATAGTGAAGCAGAGaggaggagaagagagaggaTCAATGCTCATCTTGATACACTCCGTGGTCTCGTACCTCCCAACGGAAAG ATGGACAAGGCCACCTTGCTTGCCGAAGTCATTCGCCAAGTAAAAGAACTGAAAACCAATGCAATTGAAGCTAGCAAAGGTTTTCTCATCCCAACCGACGCTGATGAAGTGAAAGTTGAACCATATAATGATGAGGAAGCCGGAGATGCAGACTTTCTATACAAGGCATCTATCTGCTGCGAGTACCGGCCTGAGCTAATGTCTGATCTAAGACAAGCTCTTGATGCCCTGCCGCTGAAGATGCTGAAGGCAGAAATATCAACATTGGGAGGCCGGTTGAAGAATGTCATTGTTTTTACCAGCTGCAAAGAAGGGAATGCTGAGGCATCCCAAACTCTTGCAAATGATGTTCAGCAGGCCCTGAATTCTGTGTTGGAGAAAGCTTCTCCCTCGCCGGAATACTCTCCGAGAACAACACTTCCAAACAAGAGGCAGAGGATCTCCTTTTTGGACTCCTCCAGCTCGTCTTCTCGAGAGCTTTAG